In Zobellia roscoffensis, the following are encoded in one genomic region:
- a CDS encoding damage-inducible protein DinB gives MKVFFNQLFDYNFYCNKKIIEAAAELDVVPQKSIALFSEILNLHHIYNERIAKREPKFKFGQVQDVSTWGDIHYENQRNTFDITSESEDFEKRMDYENSEGQLRIHTMQDMLFHIINESTHYRALIDIDFKANGLEPLRTNYIIYKQ, from the coding sequence GTGAAAGTTTTTTTTAATCAATTATTCGACTATAATTTCTATTGCAACAAAAAAATCATTGAAGCTGCCGCTGAATTGGATGTCGTACCACAAAAAAGCATTGCCCTATTTTCTGAAATCTTAAACCTGCATCATATTTATAATGAGCGAATTGCTAAACGTGAACCCAAATTTAAATTTGGGCAAGTGCAAGATGTGAGTACTTGGGGAGATATTCATTATGAGAACCAACGGAATACTTTTGATATTACTTCTGAGAGCGAAGATTTTGAGAAGCGAATGGACTATGAAAACAGTGAAGGTCAATTGCGGATACATACTATGCAAGACATGCTTTTTCATATCATAAATGAGTCTACCCACTACAGGGCGCTTATAGATATAGACTTTAAAGCGAATGGACTAGAGCCTCTTAGAACCAATTACATTATCTATAAACAGTAA
- a CDS encoding sugar phosphate isomerase/epimerase family protein: MKRRNFIRNSSQAGLALSILGLASCKETKKEEKMINASAETEEAIAEPFFKLSLAQWSIHRMIREDGVDPYSFAEKAKNWGFTGLEYVSQLYNPELADADYSEEAMAAFVEKSNAEAKKHGMENVLIMIDGQGNLAVNDEKERDETVEKHKKWVDAAAAMGCHAIRVNLSGSNDPQEWIKNSIDGLTKLGTYAKTKNINVLVENHGGLSSNGALHAEVMKAVTLDNCGTLPDFGNFCITRKKDSRDCEVMYDKYKGVKELMPYAKAVSAKTHDFDAEGNETEIDYVKMLQMVKDNGYTGFVGVEYEGNVLSEEAGIIATKELLLKASKEIS, from the coding sequence ATGAAAAGAAGAAACTTTATAAGAAACAGCTCTCAAGCCGGTTTAGCACTTTCAATTTTAGGGCTTGCATCATGCAAGGAGACTAAAAAAGAAGAAAAAATGATCAATGCAAGCGCAGAAACCGAAGAAGCGATTGCGGAACCGTTCTTTAAACTGTCTCTTGCGCAGTGGTCTATTCATAGAATGATAAGAGAAGATGGTGTAGATCCATATTCGTTTGCCGAAAAAGCAAAAAATTGGGGTTTTACCGGATTGGAATATGTAAGTCAGTTATATAATCCTGAATTGGCAGATGCCGACTATTCAGAAGAAGCAATGGCTGCATTTGTTGAAAAATCGAATGCCGAAGCGAAGAAACACGGCATGGAAAACGTACTAATCATGATTGATGGTCAGGGAAACCTTGCCGTTAATGATGAAAAAGAACGGGATGAGACCGTAGAAAAACACAAAAAATGGGTGGATGCTGCAGCAGCAATGGGCTGCCATGCCATTCGCGTAAATCTTAGTGGGAGCAATGATCCACAGGAATGGATTAAAAATTCTATTGACGGATTGACCAAACTTGGTACATATGCAAAAACAAAAAATATTAATGTGTTGGTTGAAAATCATGGCGGCCTGTCCTCTAACGGTGCTTTACATGCGGAAGTAATGAAAGCTGTGACATTGGACAACTGTGGAACACTTCCTGATTTTGGAAATTTCTGTATTACACGTAAAAAGGATAGTCGTGACTGCGAAGTTATGTACGATAAATACAAAGGCGTAAAAGAATTAATGCCTTATGCTAAGGCTGTAAGTGCTAAAACTCATGATTTTGACGCTGAGGGCAATGAGACCGAAATTGACTATGTGAAAATGCTTCAGATGGTAAAGGATAATGGATATACCGGCTTTGTTGGCGTGGAATATGAAGGCAATGTACTAAGTGAAGAAGCGGGTATTATTGCAACCAAAGAATTGTTGCTTAAAGCATCTAAAGAAATTAGCTAA
- a CDS encoding Gfo/Idh/MocA family protein codes for MPKKIRLGILGGGGDSLIGVLHRVASHINDNYQIVGAVFNPDFEQNMAFAKEIDVPTNRIYKDFDTLIEEEMKLPEDERIQVCSILTPNFLHFPMALKLLENGFSVICEKPMTTTLEEAKKLQAAHEKAGTVFALTHTYTGYPMVRQMREMIKNGELGKIHKVDAVYYQGWINEIIHDQEKRSSVWRLDPKKAGISSCIGDIGVHAFNMVEYTTGLKIKSILSDFNYLYEDNQMDVDGTVLIRMNDHVKGIIRSSQVATGEENGLGIAIYGEKGAFKWEQENPNYLYVMSDTKPTQIYKPGHAYNSELSLGGTKLPPGHPEGIFDSMANIYLGVAKAIRGEQYDSGEYPTMTDGVRGMNFIEATVESNKNGNIWVELED; via the coding sequence ATGCCAAAGAAAATCAGACTCGGAATTTTAGGTGGAGGTGGTGACTCCCTAATAGGTGTGTTGCATCGTGTAGCATCTCATATAAATGATAACTATCAAATTGTTGGGGCTGTATTCAACCCAGATTTTGAGCAAAATATGGCTTTTGCCAAAGAAATAGACGTACCTACAAATCGTATTTATAAGGATTTTGATACGCTTATAGAAGAGGAAATGAAATTGCCGGAGGATGAGCGTATTCAGGTATGTTCTATTCTTACGCCAAATTTCCTTCACTTTCCAATGGCGTTGAAATTATTGGAAAACGGTTTTAGCGTTATCTGCGAAAAACCAATGACAACTACTTTAGAGGAAGCTAAAAAATTGCAAGCGGCCCATGAGAAGGCAGGTACTGTTTTTGCTTTAACACATACGTATACGGGGTATCCAATGGTACGCCAAATGCGTGAAATGATAAAGAACGGAGAACTTGGTAAAATTCACAAAGTAGATGCAGTGTACTATCAAGGGTGGATAAATGAAATTATTCATGATCAAGAAAAACGTTCTTCGGTTTGGCGTTTGGACCCTAAAAAAGCGGGAATCAGCTCTTGTATAGGTGATATTGGGGTGCATGCCTTCAATATGGTAGAATACACCACAGGACTAAAAATCAAATCTATTTTGAGCGATTTCAACTATTTGTATGAAGACAACCAGATGGATGTTGATGGAACTGTACTTATTAGAATGAACGACCATGTGAAAGGAATCATCAGAAGTAGTCAGGTGGCTACAGGTGAAGAAAACGGACTTGGAATTGCTATTTATGGCGAAAAAGGAGCTTTCAAATGGGAGCAGGAGAATCCTAACTATCTGTATGTAATGAGTGATACAAAACCAACTCAGATATACAAACCAGGTCATGCTTATAACAGTGAACTTTCTTTAGGAGGGACAAAACTGCCTCCAGGACACCCTGAAGGTATTTTTGACTCTATGGCTAATATCTACCTTGGTGTAGCAAAAGCTATTAGAGGGGAGCAATATGACAGCGGTGAATATCCAACAATGACCGATGGTGTTCGTGGTATGAATTTCATTGAGGCCACAGTAGAGTCAAATAAAAATGGAAACATCTGGGTGGAATTGGAAGACTAA
- a CDS encoding MFS transporter, translating into MTPKIKTQLSIMMFLEFFIWGGWFVTLGIYLPNTLDSTGSEIALAYSTQSWGAILAPFIIGLIADRYFNAERILGALHLIGAALMYVMYQATDFSGFFPFLLGYMIMYMSTLALVNSVSFNQMKDPAKEFALVRVFGTIGWITAGLLISFFNWDSQEGITEGFLRNTFLMASISSAVLGVFSFTLPKTPPTADRSQKIRLADILGLDALALLKNRNFLIFFLASVLICIPLAFYYQHAGQFLGEIGVANPAGKMTIGQISEILFLLLLPFFFKRFGFKMTIVAAMLAWGLRYLMFAYGDTGELVFMLLTGIALHGICYDFFFVSGQIYTDSKAGAKYKSAAQGLITLATYGVGMLIGFWVAGAITDSYILEDARHDWNTIWLYPSAFAFLVLLLFIILFKNEKIAYKS; encoded by the coding sequence ATGACTCCAAAGATAAAGACGCAGCTTTCTATAATGATGTTTTTGGAATTCTTTATCTGGGGCGGCTGGTTCGTTACCTTGGGAATTTACCTTCCAAATACGCTAGACTCTACGGGAAGTGAAATAGCATTGGCATATTCAACACAATCATGGGGCGCTATTTTAGCGCCCTTTATTATTGGTCTTATTGCCGATAGGTATTTTAATGCCGAGCGTATTTTAGGAGCACTCCATTTAATTGGTGCGGCACTTATGTATGTAATGTATCAAGCCACGGATTTCTCGGGGTTTTTTCCATTTCTGCTCGGTTATATGATTATGTACATGTCTACTTTGGCTTTGGTGAATTCGGTTTCGTTCAATCAAATGAAAGACCCTGCCAAAGAATTTGCACTTGTGCGTGTATTTGGTACAATTGGTTGGATTACTGCCGGTCTCCTTATAAGCTTTTTTAATTGGGATTCTCAGGAAGGAATTACCGAAGGTTTTTTACGCAATACATTTTTAATGGCCTCTATCTCATCTGCCGTATTGGGTGTGTTTAGTTTTACCTTGCCTAAAACCCCACCAACGGCAGACAGGTCTCAAAAAATAAGGTTGGCAGATATTCTAGGACTAGATGCATTGGCGCTTTTGAAAAACCGTAATTTTTTGATATTCTTTTTGGCGTCTGTGCTTATCTGTATTCCCTTAGCTTTTTATTATCAGCATGCCGGACAGTTTTTAGGTGAAATTGGGGTTGCCAATCCGGCGGGTAAAATGACCATAGGGCAGATTTCGGAAATTCTGTTTCTTTTGCTTTTACCTTTCTTTTTTAAACGCTTTGGTTTTAAAATGACTATTGTTGCGGCAATGTTAGCATGGGGCTTACGGTATTTGATGTTCGCTTATGGAGACACTGGAGAGCTGGTCTTTATGTTATTGACGGGTATTGCGTTGCACGGTATCTGTTATGATTTTTTCTTTGTTTCCGGACAGATTTATACGGATAGCAAAGCGGGAGCCAAATATAAAAGTGCAGCGCAAGGGCTTATAACTTTGGCAACTTACGGCGTAGGAATGCTAATCGGTTTTTGGGTAGCGGGAGCCATTACGGATAGCTACATTTTAGAAGACGCACGGCACGATTGGAATACAATATGGTTGTATCCGTCCGCTTTTGCGTTTCTGGTGCTGCTACTGTTCATCATTTTGTTCAAAAATGAAAAAATAGCCTATAAATCATAG
- a CDS encoding GMC oxidoreductase produces the protein MNKEEKFDAIVVGTGISGGWAAKELCENGLKTLVLERGPMVKHVVDYPTMNDDPWDYPLKGELSKEDKEKYHVQARVGWAPKEDVKHFFVNDLDHPYVETKRFDWIRGYQVGGRSLTWGKQSYRWSNLDFEANKKEGIGVDWPVRYKDIAPWYDKVEKYIGVSGENLGLPHLPDGIFQPKMDLNCVEEDFKASVAEKFEDGRLITIGRAAHITDPEADFEGRGTCQNRNRCWRGCPFGGYFSSNSSTLPAAERTGNMTLRPNSIVYEVMYDDATKQATGVKVIDAETNEKIEFKAKVIFLCASAMASVGILMQSKSERFPNGMGNDSDALGRGIMDHHYKLGAFGKVDGHLDKYYQGRRPNGFYIPRFVNLDEKTKRKNYLRGFGYQGSASREDWSASIAEMGYGKELKESILKPGHWQIGVTGFGEFLPYDDNRVTLSETEKDKWGLPQLDFDVEFKENEYEMRKDIKKEIVDMFKAAGFKNVEPYEESSGPGLGIHEMGGARMGHSSKTSIVNKNNQIHTVPNVYVTDGAFMSSSSCVNPSLTYMAFTARAANHAAEQFKAGKFS, from the coding sequence GTGAATAAAGAAGAAAAATTCGACGCTATTGTTGTCGGGACTGGAATTAGTGGCGGTTGGGCCGCTAAAGAATTATGTGAGAACGGATTAAAAACCTTGGTACTCGAACGTGGCCCCATGGTAAAGCATGTGGTAGATTACCCTACCATGAATGATGACCCTTGGGACTACCCGTTAAAGGGAGAGCTTTCCAAAGAAGATAAAGAAAAATACCATGTTCAGGCACGCGTGGGCTGGGCACCAAAGGAAGATGTAAAACATTTTTTTGTAAACGATCTTGACCATCCTTACGTAGAGACCAAACGTTTTGATTGGATTAGAGGCTACCAAGTAGGTGGCAGGTCATTAACTTGGGGCAAACAAAGTTACCGCTGGAGCAATCTTGATTTTGAAGCGAATAAAAAAGAAGGTATTGGTGTAGACTGGCCTGTACGTTATAAGGATATTGCCCCTTGGTATGATAAAGTTGAAAAATATATTGGGGTTAGTGGAGAGAATTTAGGGCTTCCACATTTGCCTGATGGTATCTTTCAACCTAAAATGGACTTAAATTGTGTTGAGGAAGATTTTAAAGCTTCCGTTGCAGAGAAATTTGAAGATGGCCGTTTGATCACCATAGGCCGCGCCGCGCATATTACCGACCCAGAAGCCGATTTTGAAGGCAGGGGAACTTGTCAAAATAGAAATCGTTGTTGGCGTGGTTGCCCTTTTGGCGGATATTTTAGTAGTAACTCCTCTACATTGCCTGCCGCAGAACGCACCGGGAATATGACGTTGCGACCTAACTCCATCGTTTATGAAGTAATGTACGATGATGCCACAAAACAGGCTACGGGCGTAAAGGTAATTGATGCCGAAACCAATGAAAAAATAGAGTTCAAAGCAAAAGTAATTTTCCTTTGCGCATCCGCAATGGCATCCGTAGGTATCCTTATGCAATCAAAAAGCGAGCGCTTTCCAAATGGAATGGGCAATGATTCTGATGCACTGGGACGTGGCATTATGGACCATCACTACAAACTAGGTGCTTTTGGAAAAGTAGACGGACATTTAGACAAATATTATCAAGGCAGAAGACCTAATGGTTTTTACATTCCTAGATTTGTTAACCTAGACGAAAAGACCAAACGGAAAAATTACCTACGTGGGTTTGGTTACCAAGGCAGTGCCAGCCGTGAAGATTGGTCAGCTTCCATTGCAGAAATGGGGTACGGAAAAGAGCTTAAAGAGTCTATCCTTAAGCCAGGTCATTGGCAAATTGGAGTTACCGGTTTTGGTGAATTTTTACCCTATGATGATAACCGAGTAACCCTTAGCGAAACCGAAAAGGATAAATGGGGCCTTCCTCAATTAGATTTTGATGTGGAGTTCAAAGAGAACGAATACGAAATGCGCAAGGACATTAAAAAAGAAATTGTAGACATGTTCAAAGCAGCTGGCTTTAAGAATGTAGAACCTTACGAAGAATCTAGCGGACCAGGTTTAGGTATTCATGAAATGGGCGGGGCACGTATGGGGCATAGTTCCAAAACCTCCATCGTTAATAAAAACAATCAAATCCATACGGTGCCTAATGTATATGTAACGGATGGTGCTTTTATGTCATCATCAAGCTGCGTGAATCCGTCGCTGACCTATATGGCATTTACTGCTAGAGCAGCAAACCACGCTGCAGAACAATTTAAAGCAGGAAAATTTTCATAA
- a CDS encoding ASCH domain-containing protein — protein sequence MENASARNLWGDYLDKHLEHAFADTPKVVHFCNNELDANECAALVKKGIKRATSPSLLGLQHLKQSLPKIGDFMIVTNWEGEAQCIVRTTSVKLKPYFSITEEYARMEGEGDKSLAYWKKVHWDYYTKELTAFSRKPNESMIIVCQEFEKVFDR from the coding sequence ATGGAAAACGCTTCAGCCCGAAATTTATGGGGAGATTATCTAGACAAGCACTTAGAACATGCTTTTGCAGATACGCCCAAAGTAGTTCATTTTTGTAATAACGAATTAGATGCCAATGAATGTGCCGCCTTGGTAAAAAAAGGTATCAAACGAGCAACCTCACCTAGTTTGCTAGGTTTACAGCACCTTAAACAATCATTGCCTAAAATAGGTGACTTCATGATTGTTACCAATTGGGAAGGTGAAGCACAGTGTATTGTAAGAACCACTTCCGTAAAACTTAAACCTTACTTTAGTATTACTGAAGAATACGCCCGAATGGAAGGTGAAGGGGACAAAAGCTTAGCCTATTGGAAAAAAGTACATTGGGATTATTATACTAAGGAATTGACCGCTTTTAGCCGCAAGCCTAATGAAAGTATGATTATTGTCTGCCAAGAATTCGAAAAAGTGTTTGATCGATAA
- a CDS encoding glycoside hydrolase family 2 TIM barrel-domain containing protein: MRISTPTKPFIGLTLSLFAFFLCISAQGQSPKWENPEWENPEIFQINREVPTASFYRYETTENALKNDSWENSPFYQSLNGDWFFNYADNVMSRPLNFQGAGYDTSAWNTIPVPSNWELEGHGTPIYTNIVYPFPKNPPFIPHDKNPVGSYKRDFELSENWEDKNIYLHFGGVSGAMYVWVNGKKVGYSEGSKTPAEFNITKYLQPGKNTLAVQVLRWSDASYMEDQDFWRLSGIDRDVYLYATKATTIKDYRAIADLENNYTDGLLNVNLELENTAKKAKGYKVTVQLLDGDKELYSEEKDVVFNGKSAVVKFEKSLKSIKTWNAEKPNLYTLLFVLKNKKGVVTEAVSSKIGFRKIEIKNNQFLVNGQPVLIKGANLHDHDETTGHVISREVTLKDMEVMKRNNLNAIRCSHYPKNEFFYRMADKYGFYIVDEVNIEIHGMGTTNQGLDNDEEAKKIHPAYRPEWKAMHLDRTMRMYERDKNFTSIVTWSLGNEAGNGENFFATYEWLKKQDDTRPVQYEGATQYANTDIQAPMYATIEQTIEYAENNPKRPLIQCEYAHAMGNSVGNLQDYWDVIEKYDVLQGGFIWDWVDQGLKTKNEDGEEFYAFGGDFGASHLQNDNNFCLNGLVNPDRSAHPALHEVKKVYEYVKFTSNDPKSGKITITNQYDFTNLSEYNFAWKLFKNGVEVKTGKIDDVMIAPYESQVIQIALPDLTDSEAEYFLNVYAFTKNGDELIPQDYLLAYEQFKLTDFTPRVFEMETNGLSVTNVDGTVKIKGEGFEVGFNSTDGSLTTLDYGQGNLVKNGPSVNFWRAPTDNDYGYNMPKRLNVWKEATETQNLTSFQLNSNDGKKVVDAVKLSKNPFKIKNDLQLTAMYSLPSVQGEATVTYTINNKGDILVSTDLSNIKNSLPIVPRFGNNFIIDSAYDKVSWYGRGPHENYQDRKTSALVGKYDATVKDLYFEYIRPQENGYRTDIRTVSFLNGNGKGIEISSPRLFGFSAHNQYNSDFDEGMQKQQRHTYDIPQRDLININIDYSQMGVGGDDSWGLMPHEEYQIKPGDLSFSFMIQPVK; encoded by the coding sequence ATGCGCATCTCAACGCCAACAAAGCCATTCATAGGTTTAACTCTTTCCTTATTTGCTTTCTTTTTATGTATTTCCGCACAAGGTCAATCTCCAAAATGGGAGAATCCGGAATGGGAAAACCCTGAAATATTTCAAATTAATCGTGAAGTGCCTACAGCTTCTTTTTATCGATATGAAACAACCGAAAATGCATTAAAAAATGATAGTTGGGAAAATTCTCCTTTTTATCAGTCTCTAAATGGCGATTGGTTTTTTAACTATGCCGACAACGTCATGTCCAGACCTTTAAATTTTCAGGGTGCAGGTTATGACACCTCCGCATGGAACACTATTCCCGTACCTTCCAATTGGGAGCTTGAAGGGCACGGCACCCCTATCTACACTAATATTGTATATCCATTCCCAAAGAACCCACCTTTTATTCCTCATGACAAAAATCCTGTAGGAAGCTACAAACGTGATTTTGAACTTTCAGAGAATTGGGAAGATAAAAACATTTACCTACATTTTGGTGGCGTTAGTGGAGCCATGTATGTTTGGGTCAATGGTAAAAAAGTTGGTTATAGCGAAGGAAGTAAAACGCCAGCAGAATTCAATATTACCAAATATTTACAACCCGGAAAGAACACATTAGCCGTTCAAGTTTTACGCTGGTCCGATGCCAGTTACATGGAAGATCAAGATTTCTGGCGTCTAAGCGGTATTGACCGAGATGTTTATCTCTATGCCACCAAAGCAACGACCATTAAAGACTACCGTGCTATCGCCGACTTGGAGAATAATTATACTGACGGTCTATTAAACGTGAATCTAGAACTTGAAAATACCGCAAAAAAAGCCAAAGGTTATAAAGTTACCGTGCAACTTTTGGATGGCGACAAAGAACTTTATTCCGAAGAGAAAGATGTGGTTTTCAATGGAAAATCAGCCGTGGTAAAATTTGAAAAATCCCTAAAAAGTATTAAAACTTGGAATGCCGAAAAACCTAACCTTTACACTTTACTTTTCGTTCTTAAAAACAAAAAAGGAGTCGTTACCGAAGCTGTAAGTTCTAAAATAGGTTTTAGAAAAATTGAAATCAAAAACAATCAGTTCTTGGTCAATGGGCAACCTGTTCTTATTAAAGGTGCCAACCTACACGATCATGATGAAACTACGGGCCATGTTATCAGCAGAGAAGTCACATTGAAAGACATGGAGGTAATGAAACGCAATAACCTAAACGCCATACGTTGCAGTCATTATCCTAAAAATGAGTTTTTCTATCGCATGGCAGACAAATATGGTTTTTACATAGTTGATGAAGTCAATATTGAAATCCATGGTATGGGAACTACCAACCAAGGTCTTGATAACGATGAGGAAGCTAAGAAAATACACCCAGCCTATAGACCAGAATGGAAAGCCATGCATTTAGACCGTACGATGCGCATGTACGAACGCGATAAAAATTTCACTTCTATCGTTACTTGGTCTTTAGGAAATGAGGCAGGTAACGGCGAAAATTTCTTTGCTACTTACGAATGGCTCAAAAAACAAGACGATACGCGCCCCGTTCAATATGAAGGCGCTACCCAATATGCGAATACGGACATTCAAGCGCCAATGTACGCTACTATTGAACAGACTATTGAATATGCTGAAAACAACCCAAAAAGACCACTTATCCAATGTGAGTATGCACATGCCATGGGAAACAGCGTAGGCAATCTTCAGGATTATTGGGACGTAATTGAAAAGTATGATGTGTTACAAGGTGGTTTTATTTGGGATTGGGTAGATCAAGGCCTGAAAACCAAAAATGAAGACGGGGAAGAATTTTATGCCTTTGGTGGTGATTTTGGCGCATCGCATCTTCAAAATGATAATAACTTTTGTCTAAACGGATTGGTAAACCCTGACCGCTCTGCGCATCCTGCTTTACACGAGGTGAAAAAGGTCTATGAATATGTAAAGTTTACATCCAACGACCCTAAATCAGGTAAAATTACAATTACCAACCAGTATGATTTTACCAATTTATCCGAATATAACTTCGCTTGGAAACTATTCAAAAACGGTGTTGAAGTTAAAACAGGAAAAATTGATGATGTAATGATAGCACCTTATGAATCTCAGGTTATTCAAATTGCTTTACCTGATTTGACGGACTCAGAGGCCGAATATTTCTTGAATGTGTATGCATTTACCAAAAATGGAGATGAACTTATACCTCAAGATTACTTATTAGCTTATGAGCAATTTAAACTGACCGATTTTACCCCCAGGGTTTTTGAAATGGAAACCAACGGACTTTCAGTTACAAACGTCGATGGCACCGTAAAAATTAAAGGAGAAGGATTTGAAGTCGGTTTTAATAGCACCGATGGTAGCTTGACCACATTAGACTATGGTCAGGGCAACCTAGTGAAAAACGGACCGAGTGTAAACTTCTGGCGCGCTCCAACCGATAATGATTATGGGTACAATATGCCTAAACGTCTAAACGTCTGGAAAGAGGCTACCGAAACTCAAAACCTGACGAGTTTTCAACTGAACTCCAATGACGGTAAAAAGGTTGTTGACGCTGTAAAACTTAGTAAGAATCCGTTTAAAATTAAAAACGATTTACAGCTTACGGCCATGTATAGCTTACCTTCTGTACAAGGAGAAGCAACAGTAACTTATACTATTAATAATAAGGGAGATATTTTAGTAAGCACAGACCTTTCTAACATTAAGAATAGCCTGCCCATTGTTCCTCGTTTTGGAAATAACTTTATCATAGACTCGGCATACGATAAAGTGAGCTGGTACGGTAGAGGTCCACATGAGAATTACCAAGACCGAAAAACTTCGGCTTTGGTGGGCAAATATGATGCAACAGTAAAGGATCTGTATTTTGAATACATACGTCCGCAAGAAAATGGCTACCGAACCGATATCCGTACGGTATCCTTTTTAAACGGGAATGGCAAGGGTATCGAAATTTCCTCACCAAGACTTTTCGGGTTCAGTGCCCACAATCAATATAATTCCGACTTTGATGAAGGTATGCAAAAGCAGCAACGCCATACTTATGATATTCCTCAAAGAGACCTCATCAACATTAACATTGATTATAGCCAAATGGGCGTAGGCGGTGATGATAGCTGGGGATTAATGCCTCACGAAGAATATCAAATAAAACCAGGAGATTTATCTTTTAGTTTTATGATACAACCGGTGAAATAG
- a CDS encoding sugar phosphate isomerase/epimerase family protein has protein sequence MKTIKGPGVFLAQFVDSKAPFNTLDGMCKWAADLGYKGIQIPTWESFLIDLDKAAESQTYCDELKGKVNSYGLEITELSTHLQGQLVAVHPAYDLMFDNFAPDAVKNNPKARTEWAVDVVKKAATASRRLGLNAHATFSGALLWHTWHPWPQRPPGLVEMGFEELAKRWMPILNHFDEQGVDVCYEIHPGEDLHDGDTFERFLAATGNHKRVNILYDPSHFVLQQLDYIEYIDHYHEFIKSFHVKDSEFNPTGKKGAFGGYNDWGDRAGRYRSLGDGQIDFKTIFSKLTQYGCDVWAVMEWECCIKSPEQGAREGAIFIQDHIIEATEKTFDDFAGSAIDKEMLKKILGTS, from the coding sequence ATGAAGACAATTAAAGGGCCTGGCGTTTTTTTAGCGCAATTTGTAGACAGTAAAGCACCGTTCAATACGTTGGACGGTATGTGTAAATGGGCCGCAGATTTAGGTTACAAGGGTATTCAAATCCCTACTTGGGAGAGTTTTTTAATAGATTTGGATAAGGCTGCGGAGAGTCAGACTTACTGTGATGAACTTAAAGGAAAAGTGAATTCTTATGGCCTTGAGATTACGGAACTTTCTACACACCTACAAGGGCAATTAGTGGCTGTTCACCCAGCTTACGATTTAATGTTCGATAATTTTGCTCCAGATGCCGTCAAGAACAATCCGAAAGCACGTACGGAATGGGCAGTAGATGTAGTTAAAAAAGCGGCAACGGCAAGTAGAAGATTGGGTCTTAATGCCCATGCTACTTTTTCTGGAGCTTTACTTTGGCATACATGGCACCCATGGCCTCAAAGGCCTCCTGGGTTAGTTGAGATGGGTTTTGAGGAGTTGGCTAAAAGATGGATGCCAATTTTAAATCATTTTGATGAGCAAGGTGTTGATGTTTGTTATGAAATTCACCCTGGTGAAGATTTACACGATGGTGATACTTTTGAACGTTTTCTTGCCGCAACGGGTAACCATAAGCGTGTAAATATACTTTATGATCCAAGTCACTTTGTGTTGCAACAGCTAGATTATATAGAGTATATAGACCATTATCATGAGTTTATAAAATCGTTCCATGTAAAGGATTCAGAATTCAACCCAACAGGGAAGAAAGGTGCCTTTGGAGGTTATAATGATTGGGGTGATCGTGCCGGTAGATACCGTTCTTTAGGTGATGGTCAAATCGATTTTAAAACTATTTTCTCTAAACTTACCCAATACGGTTGTGACGTTTGGGCAGTTATGGAATGGGAATGCTGTATTAAGAGCCCTGAGCAAGGAGCTAGAGAAGGCGCTATTTTTATTCAAGATCATATTATTGAGGCTACAGAAAAGACGTTTGACGATTTTGCTGGTTCAGCAATTGATAAAGAAATGCTTAAAAAGATATTGGGTACCTCTTAG